One window of Nocardioides dongkuii genomic DNA carries:
- a CDS encoding NAD-dependent epimerase/dehydratase family protein — MTETDLTVAVTGPTGTFGSGLMPLLESDDRVRRVVGVARSAVDPAELGWRKATYRQGDVRDPDALAEAFAGADVVVHLAFLIVGGSPEQSRAVNVEGTLNAFRAAAAAGARRFVYASSVAAYGFHADNPVGITEDWPTRPADRLFYAQEKAELETLLREEAEEHGEMDLYLLRPPIVVGPNAVGGKVTLPAWAGALLPWLPRRLPPVPVPVPDLPIQLVHEGDVGRALLQCVVAAGPPGAYNIAADDTLTAGDVVRILGGIPVPLPTGPAHAAARLAAAVPGLPQPAQWVEALAHPAVMDTSRAKEELGWAPQVSAADALRETLGIPS; from the coding sequence ATGACCGAGACCGACCTCACCGTGGCCGTCACCGGCCCCACCGGCACCTTCGGCTCCGGGCTGATGCCGCTGCTCGAGTCCGACGACCGGGTACGCCGGGTGGTGGGCGTCGCCCGGAGCGCGGTCGACCCCGCCGAGCTCGGCTGGCGCAAGGCGACGTACCGCCAGGGCGACGTGCGCGACCCCGACGCGCTCGCGGAGGCGTTCGCGGGCGCCGACGTGGTGGTGCACCTGGCGTTCCTCATCGTCGGCGGGTCGCCCGAGCAGAGCCGCGCGGTGAACGTCGAGGGCACCCTCAACGCGTTCCGCGCCGCCGCGGCCGCGGGCGCCCGGCGGTTCGTCTACGCCAGCTCGGTCGCGGCGTACGGCTTCCACGCCGACAACCCGGTCGGGATCACGGAGGACTGGCCGACCCGGCCCGCCGACCGGCTCTTCTACGCCCAGGAGAAGGCCGAGCTCGAGACGCTGCTGCGCGAGGAGGCCGAGGAGCACGGCGAGATGGACCTCTACCTGCTGCGGCCACCGATCGTGGTCGGCCCGAACGCCGTCGGCGGCAAGGTGACGCTGCCGGCGTGGGCCGGTGCGCTGCTCCCGTGGCTCCCCCGGCGGCTGCCGCCGGTGCCGGTGCCGGTGCCCGACCTGCCGATCCAGCTCGTCCACGAGGGGGACGTCGGCCGCGCGCTGCTGCAGTGCGTGGTGGCCGCCGGCCCGCCCGGCGCCTACAACATCGCCGCCGACGACACCCTGACCGCCGGCGACGTCGTCCGCATCCTCGGCGGCATCCCCGTGCCGCTCCCGACGGGTCCCGCGCACGCCGCGGCCCGGCTCGCCGCCGCCGTACCCGGCCTGCCGCAGCCGGCGCAGTGGGTGGAGGCGCTCGCGCACCCCGCGGTGATGGACACCTCCCGGGCGAAGGAGGAGCTCGGCTGGGCACCGCAGGTGAGCGCCGCCGACGCCCTGCGGGAGACGCTGGGGATCCCGTCCTAG
- a CDS encoding SDR family NAD(P)-dependent oxidoreductase, which produces MTVTDLFRLDGRVAIVTGASSGLGVAFAQALAEAGADIVLGARRADRLAETAALVEAAGRRAVCVATDVADPDACTHLVTRAVEELGRVDVLVNNAGIGSAVPATRETPEQFRGVIDVNLNGCYWMAQACGRVMAPGSSIINISSVLGLTTAGLPQAAYAASKAGLIGLTRDLAQQWTGRKGIRVNAVAPGFFTSEMTDQYPPGYLESQQARIPVGRKGDPRELAAAVVFLASDAAGYVTGQTLAVDGGMTIT; this is translated from the coding sequence ATGACCGTCACCGACCTGTTCCGCCTCGATGGCCGGGTGGCCATCGTCACCGGCGCCTCCAGCGGCCTCGGCGTCGCGTTCGCCCAGGCGCTGGCCGAGGCCGGCGCCGACATTGTGCTGGGCGCCCGTCGCGCCGACCGGCTCGCGGAGACCGCGGCCCTGGTCGAGGCGGCGGGGCGCCGCGCGGTGTGCGTGGCGACCGACGTCGCCGACCCCGACGCGTGCACCCACCTGGTGACCCGGGCGGTCGAGGAGCTGGGCCGGGTCGACGTCCTGGTCAACAACGCCGGCATCGGCAGCGCGGTGCCCGCCACCCGCGAGACGCCCGAGCAGTTCCGCGGCGTCATCGACGTCAACCTCAACGGCTGCTACTGGATGGCCCAGGCCTGCGGCCGGGTGATGGCGCCAGGGTCCAGCATCATCAACATCTCCTCGGTCCTCGGCCTCACCACCGCGGGCCTCCCCCAGGCGGCGTACGCCGCGTCCAAGGCCGGGCTGATCGGCCTCACCCGCGACCTCGCCCAGCAGTGGACCGGCCGCAAGGGCATCCGGGTCAACGCGGTGGCGCCGGGGTTCTTCACCTCCGAGATGACCGACCAGTACCCGCCCGGCTACCTGGAGTCCCAGCAGGCCCGGATCCCCGTCGGCCGCAAGGGCGACCCGCGCGAGCTCGCCGCCGCGGTCGTGTTCCTCGCCTCGGACGCCGCCGGCTACGTCACCGGCCAGACGCTCGCCGTCGACGGCGGGATGACGATCACCTGA
- a CDS encoding helix-turn-helix domain-containing protein gives MRLPPPAAADWQFPRAVAGVAVLVRYAAARGVAPSLLLAGTGLRPADLDLPDRDVTAAQELRVVRTLQRILPGSGAAVGAAYRPETFGAFGYGLLASRTVLDAMELALRFIDLSFTFAIPRAEVVGEEVVVTVDGSGLPRDVRAFLVARDATAINTVLAGLVPGGVGAVLTLGEDAAELRLPVAELDRPLPTRGSPETAAAVCRDVVAPRRSRTGLVRDVQVLLTQRLPDGAPMAAVAAGLGLTERSLRRRLTAEGTGYQALLDEVRSSIACSLLGGRATIPVADVADRLGYTDPAAFVRAFRRWTGTTPGAYRAGCRFPRITGET, from the coding sequence ATGCGCCTGCCCCCGCCCGCCGCCGCGGACTGGCAGTTCCCGCGCGCGGTCGCGGGCGTCGCCGTCCTCGTGCGGTACGCCGCGGCGCGCGGCGTGGCGCCGTCGCTGCTGCTGGCCGGCACCGGCCTGCGCCCGGCCGACCTCGACCTGCCCGACCGGGACGTGACCGCCGCGCAGGAGCTGCGGGTGGTGCGTACGCTGCAGCGGATCCTGCCGGGGTCGGGCGCGGCGGTCGGCGCGGCGTACCGGCCTGAGACCTTCGGCGCCTTCGGCTACGGGCTGCTCGCCAGCCGCACGGTGCTGGACGCGATGGAGCTCGCGCTGCGCTTCATCGACCTGAGCTTCACCTTCGCGATCCCGCGTGCCGAGGTGGTGGGCGAGGAGGTGGTGGTGACCGTGGACGGCAGCGGGCTGCCGCGCGACGTCCGCGCGTTCCTGGTCGCCCGCGACGCGACCGCGATCAACACGGTGCTCGCGGGGCTGGTGCCGGGCGGCGTCGGCGCGGTGCTGACGCTCGGCGAGGACGCGGCCGAGCTCCGGCTGCCCGTCGCCGAGCTGGACCGGCCGCTGCCCACGCGCGGGTCGCCGGAGACGGCGGCGGCGGTGTGCCGCGACGTGGTCGCGCCGCGGCGCTCGCGGACCGGGCTGGTGCGCGACGTGCAGGTGCTGCTCACCCAGCGGCTGCCCGACGGCGCCCCGATGGCCGCGGTCGCCGCCGGGCTCGGGCTGACCGAGCGCAGCCTCCGCCGCCGGCTCACGGCCGAGGGCACCGGCTACCAGGCGCTGCTGGACGAGGTCCGGTCCTCGATCGCGTGCTCCCTCCTCGGCGGGCGCGCCACCATCCCCGTCGCCGACGTCGCCGACCGGCTCGGCTACACCGACCCCGCCGCGTTCGTCCGGGCCTTCCGCCGCTGGACCGGCACGACGCCGGGGGCGTACCGGGCCGGTTGTCGGTTTCCCCGGATCACCGGGGAAACCTGA
- a CDS encoding flavin-containing monooxygenase, which produces MGQPRVVVVGAGFGGLGAVHALREQGVTDVVVLERGDDVGGVWRDNTYPGAACDVPSPLYSWSWAVKPDWSRRYGTQPEILDYLRETAARDGLRDLVRFGTEVTAATYDEARRCWTVDAVGPDGPTTYEADLVVAALGQLSNPVVPALPGRFDGPSFHSAQWRHDLDLTGKRVAVVGTGASAIQFVPGIVDRVGALTVFQRSAPYIVPKPDQAYRPVHQRVLRRFPRLVAAERRAWFRVTELLTGAQGGHSRSGRLVLGGLRLAWRAQLRRQVPDAGLRRRLVPDDPIGCKRVLFSNDWYPALARPHVEVVPEAVTGLEPTGVRTADGRLHEVDVVVWGTGFAATSFLEPLTVTGVGGRDLHAAWADGARAHLGLSVPGFPNLFCIYGPNTNLGGSSIVNMLEAQASYVAQVARRIADGDARVVGVRPERYDAWDREMQDRLRESVFAGCDSWYVDGTRITTNWPGLVAEYQARLASVDWDDLEEVS; this is translated from the coding sequence ATGGGACAGCCTCGGGTGGTCGTGGTCGGAGCCGGGTTCGGCGGGCTGGGAGCCGTGCACGCGCTCCGTGAGCAGGGCGTCACCGACGTCGTGGTGCTCGAGCGCGGGGACGACGTGGGCGGGGTCTGGCGCGACAACACCTACCCGGGTGCGGCGTGCGACGTGCCGTCGCCGCTGTACTCCTGGTCGTGGGCGGTCAAGCCCGACTGGAGCCGCCGCTACGGCACCCAGCCGGAGATCCTCGACTACCTCCGCGAGACCGCGGCCCGCGACGGCCTGCGCGACCTGGTGCGCTTCGGGACCGAGGTCACCGCGGCGACGTACGACGAGGCGCGGCGCTGCTGGACCGTCGACGCGGTCGGCCCGGACGGCCCCACGACGTACGAGGCGGACCTCGTGGTCGCCGCCCTCGGCCAGCTCTCGAACCCCGTGGTCCCGGCGCTGCCGGGCCGGTTCGACGGGCCGTCGTTCCACTCCGCGCAGTGGCGCCACGACCTCGACCTCACCGGCAAGCGGGTCGCGGTGGTCGGCACCGGGGCCAGCGCGATCCAGTTCGTCCCGGGCATCGTCGACCGGGTCGGCGCGCTGACCGTCTTCCAGCGCTCCGCGCCGTACATCGTGCCGAAGCCGGACCAGGCCTACCGCCCGGTCCACCAGCGCGTCCTGCGCCGGTTCCCCCGCCTGGTCGCCGCCGAACGGCGCGCCTGGTTCCGGGTGACCGAGCTGCTGACCGGCGCCCAGGGCGGGCACTCCCGCTCCGGCCGGCTGGTGCTCGGCGGGCTGCGGCTGGCCTGGCGCGCACAGCTGCGGCGCCAGGTGCCGGACGCCGGGCTGCGGCGCCGGCTGGTCCCCGACGACCCGATCGGCTGCAAGCGGGTGCTGTTCTCCAACGACTGGTACCCGGCGCTCGCACGCCCCCACGTCGAGGTCGTTCCCGAGGCCGTCACCGGCCTGGAGCCCACCGGGGTGCGCACCGCAGACGGCCGCCTGCACGAGGTCGACGTCGTCGTGTGGGGCACCGGCTTCGCGGCCACCAGCTTCCTCGAGCCGCTCACGGTCACCGGGGTCGGCGGCCGCGACCTCCACGCGGCGTGGGCCGACGGCGCCCGCGCCCACCTCGGCCTGAGCGTGCCCGGGTTCCCGAACCTGTTCTGCATCTACGGGCCGAACACCAACCTCGGCGGCAGCTCGATCGTGAACATGCTCGAGGCGCAGGCCTCCTACGTCGCCCAGGTCGCCCGCCGGATCGCCGACGGGGACGCGCGGGTGGTCGGCGTCCGACCCGAGCGGTACGACGCCTGGGACCGCGAGATGCAGGACCGGCTGCGCGAGAGCGTCTTCGCCGGGTGCGACAGCTGGTACGTCGACGGCACGCGGATCACCACGAACTGGCCGGGCCTGGTCGCGGAGTACCAGGCCCGGCTCGCCAGCGTCGACTGGGACGACCTCGAGGAGGTCTCCTAG
- a CDS encoding Dps family protein produces MSDLLHAGAPTHVARPAFQASPRLAEHLQQVLVDLTDLHLQGKQAHWNVVGLNFRDLHLALDEVVDAAREFSDTVAERMRAIYVTPDARAATVAARTSLAEFPAEEVNTSVTVDLIASALYAVAGTMRRVHDEVDAEDPTSADVLHAVLERLEQLAWMIDSENRVAGKSLPRPVHR; encoded by the coding sequence GTGTCCGACCTCCTGCACGCCGGTGCCCCCACCCACGTCGCCCGCCCGGCCTTCCAGGCCTCGCCCCGGCTGGCCGAGCACCTCCAGCAGGTGCTGGTCGACCTGACCGACCTGCACCTCCAGGGCAAGCAGGCGCACTGGAACGTCGTCGGCCTCAACTTCCGGGACCTGCACCTCGCGCTCGACGAGGTCGTCGACGCGGCCCGCGAGTTCTCCGACACCGTCGCGGAGCGGATGCGCGCGATCTACGTGACTCCCGACGCCCGCGCCGCCACCGTCGCCGCGCGCACCAGCCTCGCCGAGTTCCCCGCCGAGGAGGTCAACACCTCCGTGACCGTCGACCTGATCGCCTCGGCGCTGTACGCCGTCGCGGGCACCATGCGCCGGGTGCACGACGAGGTCGACGCCGAGGACCCGACGTCCGCCGACGTCCTGCACGCCGTGCTCGAGCGCCTCGAGCAGCTCGCCTGGATGATCGACTCCGAGAACCGGGTCGCCGGCAAGAGCCTGCCGCGCCCCGTGCACCGCTGA
- a CDS encoding acyl-CoA synthetase, which produces MTDFDLSTVFRTVAAAVPDQEVVVWRDQRVTYADMDRRIDGLAHYFVERGLGCRTERDAGLAGHESGQDSVGIYLRNAPEYLEAMLAGYRARAASFNINFRYVEEELLYLLLDAGTRALVYHAEFAPMVAAVRDRLPDLEVLVQVADESGNALLPGAVDYEDAVATPAPAAGMPTPSGDDLFLLYTGGTTGMPKGVLWRQHDIYVSSMGGTPFGASEPFASYEAIGQAAREANGGMGLLIIPPLMHGAALWATFFAMTSGGKIVFPDDVRSFDPANALALAARERVASIPTVGDAIALPLVEEMERTSYDLSSLFALGNGGAALTTGVRERLFAVAPHVIVLDSAGASETGLQMSQAVGKGGSTEAMVFTPKPDTAVVDDTMTRVLAPGESNGWLARKGHIPLGYLGDPEKTARTFPVVDGVRWAVPGDRANFLEDGRIQLLGRESVTINSGGEKIFAEEVERAMAAHPAVRDVVVAGRPSQRWGSEVVAIVQLEEDAEATDEDLLAECGRHVARYKLPKAIVRVPSVQRSPAGKADYRWAKAQAGGEPAASV; this is translated from the coding sequence ATGACCGACTTCGACCTCTCGACCGTCTTCCGGACCGTGGCCGCGGCGGTGCCCGACCAAGAGGTGGTCGTGTGGCGCGACCAGCGGGTGACGTACGCCGACATGGACCGCCGCATCGACGGCCTGGCGCACTACTTCGTCGAGCGCGGGCTGGGGTGCCGCACCGAGCGGGACGCCGGCCTCGCGGGGCACGAGTCGGGCCAGGACAGCGTCGGGATCTACCTGCGCAACGCGCCGGAGTACCTCGAGGCGATGCTCGCGGGCTACCGCGCCCGCGCCGCGTCGTTCAACATCAACTTCCGCTACGTCGAGGAGGAGCTGCTCTACCTGCTCCTCGACGCCGGCACCCGGGCGCTGGTCTACCACGCCGAGTTCGCGCCGATGGTGGCGGCGGTGCGGGACCGGCTGCCGGACCTCGAGGTGCTGGTCCAGGTGGCCGACGAGTCGGGCAACGCCCTGCTGCCCGGCGCCGTGGACTACGAGGACGCGGTGGCCACTCCTGCCCCGGCCGCCGGCATGCCGACGCCCTCCGGCGACGACCTGTTCCTGCTCTACACCGGCGGCACCACCGGCATGCCCAAGGGCGTGCTGTGGCGCCAGCACGACATCTACGTCTCCTCGATGGGCGGGACGCCGTTCGGCGCGAGCGAGCCGTTCGCGTCGTACGAGGCGATCGGCCAGGCGGCGCGGGAGGCGAACGGCGGCATGGGGCTGCTGATCATCCCGCCGCTGATGCACGGCGCGGCGCTGTGGGCGACGTTCTTCGCGATGACCTCGGGCGGCAAGATCGTCTTCCCCGACGACGTGCGGTCCTTCGACCCGGCCAACGCGCTCGCCCTCGCGGCCCGGGAGCGGGTGGCGAGCATCCCGACGGTCGGGGACGCGATCGCGCTGCCGTTGGTCGAGGAGATGGAGCGGACGTCGTACGACCTGTCGAGCCTGTTCGCGCTCGGCAACGGCGGCGCCGCGCTCACCACCGGCGTGCGGGAGCGGCTGTTCGCGGTCGCACCGCACGTGATCGTCCTGGACTCCGCGGGTGCCTCGGAGACCGGGCTGCAGATGAGCCAGGCGGTGGGCAAGGGCGGCTCCACCGAGGCGATGGTCTTCACGCCGAAGCCGGACACCGCGGTCGTCGACGACACGATGACCCGCGTGCTCGCCCCCGGGGAGAGCAACGGCTGGCTCGCGCGCAAGGGCCACATCCCGCTGGGCTACCTCGGTGACCCCGAGAAGACCGCGCGCACCTTCCCGGTGGTCGACGGTGTGCGCTGGGCGGTGCCGGGCGACCGGGCGAACTTCCTCGAGGACGGCCGGATCCAGCTGCTCGGGCGCGAGAGCGTCACCATCAACTCCGGCGGCGAGAAGATCTTCGCCGAGGAGGTCGAGCGGGCGATGGCCGCGCACCCCGCCGTCCGCGACGTGGTCGTGGCCGGGCGACCCTCGCAGCGCTGGGGGAGCGAGGTGGTCGCGATCGTCCAGCTCGAGGAGGACGCCGAGGCGACCGACGAGGACCTGCTCGCCGAGTGCGGCCGCCACGTGGCGCGCTACAAGCTCCCGAAGGCGATCGTGCGGGTGCCGTCCGTGCAGCGCAGCCCCGCCGGCAAGGCCGACTACCGCTGGGCCAAGGCCCAGGCGGGCGGCGAGCCGGCGGCGTCCGTCTGA
- a CDS encoding histidine phosphatase family protein, producing MTPGRTLVLLRHGRTAYNHAKRVQGQLDVELDEVGRTQAEAVAPAVAALDPALLWSSDLARARETAAYVEKATGLATTHDERLREIHLGERQDLTHEQYAARAPEEFARFRRGDYDAALGGEPTAAVRARMVAVLGDLLAALGPGETGVAVSHGAAVRVAVGAVLGWPDDLFHTLRGLDNCGWVELREDPDAGCLRLAAYNRVVAPEGTPGFRFVEASG from the coding sequence GTGACCCCGGGCCGCACCCTCGTCCTGCTGCGCCACGGCCGGACGGCGTACAACCACGCCAAGCGGGTCCAGGGCCAGCTCGACGTCGAGCTCGACGAGGTCGGCCGGACGCAGGCCGAGGCGGTCGCCCCGGCGGTGGCCGCGCTCGACCCGGCGCTGCTGTGGTCCTCGGACCTGGCCCGCGCGCGCGAGACCGCGGCGTACGTCGAGAAGGCCACCGGCCTGGCCACGACGCACGACGAGCGGCTGCGCGAGATCCACCTGGGGGAGCGCCAGGACCTCACCCACGAGCAGTACGCCGCCCGCGCGCCGGAGGAGTTCGCCCGGTTCCGGCGCGGCGACTACGACGCCGCCCTCGGGGGCGAGCCCACCGCCGCTGTCCGCGCGCGGATGGTCGCCGTCCTCGGTGACCTGCTGGCCGCCCTGGGTCCCGGCGAGACCGGGGTCGCGGTCTCGCACGGCGCGGCGGTGCGGGTCGCGGTCGGTGCGGTGCTGGGCTGGCCCGACGACCTGTTCCACACGCTGCGCGGCCTCGACAACTGCGGCTGGGTGGAGCTGCGCGAGGACCCGGACGCCGGCTGCCTGCGGCTCGCGGCGTACAACCGGGTGGTCGCTCCCGAGGGCACCCCCGGATTTCGTTTCGTCGAGGCGTCTGGCTAG
- the rsfS gene encoding ribosome silencing factor, which produces MTATDHALELVAAAARAASDKLATNIIAFDVSEQLAITDAFVLASASNDRQVKAIVDEVEDKLREIGSKPIRREGERDGRWVLIDYGEIVVHVQHEEERQFYALERLWRDCPAIKLPADVTGPRPA; this is translated from the coding sequence ATGACTGCCACTGACCACGCGCTCGAGCTCGTGGCGGCCGCCGCGCGCGCGGCGTCCGACAAGCTCGCCACCAACATCATCGCCTTCGACGTCAGCGAGCAGCTCGCCATCACCGACGCCTTCGTGCTCGCCTCGGCGAGCAACGACCGCCAGGTGAAGGCGATCGTCGACGAGGTCGAGGACAAGCTTCGCGAGATCGGGTCCAAGCCGATCCGCCGCGAGGGCGAGCGCGACGGCCGGTGGGTGCTCATCGACTACGGCGAGATCGTCGTGCACGTCCAGCACGAGGAGGAGCGGCAGTTCTACGCCCTCGAGCGGCTCTGGCGCGACTGCCCGGCGATCAAGCTCCCCGCCGACGTGACCGGGCCGCGCCCGGCGTGA